One Bacteroidales bacterium DNA segment encodes these proteins:
- a CDS encoding ZIP family metal transporter has translation MNLEYLLDYNPILLALGATLFTWAMTALGSSMVFFFKTINQKVLNSMLGFAAGVMIAASFWSLLKPAIEMSEEAGTQGWIPAVIGFLSGGAFLLLIDKILPHLHMGLSTDKAEGIKTHWQRSILLVMAITLHNIPEGLAVGVAFGALAHNPDVGVLAGAVVLAIGIGIQNFPEGAAVSIPLRREGMPRLKSFNYGQLSGVVEPIAGVLGAYLVLVMTPLLPYALSFAAGAMIFVVIEELIPEAQTGNETDFSTIGAMIGFAIMMFLDVSLG, from the coding sequence ATGAATTTAGAATACTTACTTGATTATAATCCGATATTATTGGCACTTGGGGCTACATTATTTACTTGGGCAATGACTGCTTTGGGTTCTTCTATGGTTTTCTTCTTTAAAACCATCAATCAAAAAGTATTAAATTCCATGTTAGGTTTTGCAGCAGGAGTGATGATTGCCGCCAGTTTTTGGTCATTATTAAAACCTGCCATTGAGATGAGTGAAGAAGCCGGCACTCAGGGATGGATACCGGCAGTAATAGGGTTCCTGTCTGGTGGCGCTTTTTTATTATTAATTGATAAGATTTTACCCCATTTGCATATGGGACTTTCTACTGATAAAGCCGAAGGAATAAAAACACATTGGCAAAGAAGTATATTATTGGTTATGGCAATTACATTACATAATATTCCCGAAGGATTAGCCGTTGGTGTTGCTTTTGGTGCTTTAGCTCATAATCCTGATGTGGGAGTGCTTGCCGGAGCGGTAGTATTAGCTATTGGTATAGGAATTCAGAATTTTCCCGAAGGTGCTGCTGTGTCTATTCCTCTTCGTAGGGAAGGAATGCCAAGACTAAAATCTTTTAATTACGGGCAATTATCAGGAGTTGTAGAGCCCATAGCCGGAGTTCTTGGAGCGTACCTGGTTTTAGTAATGACTCCTTTGCTTCCTTATGCCTTATCCTTTGCTGCCGGAGCAATGATTTTTGTTGTTATAGAAGAACTAATTCCCGAAGCTCAGACGGGTAATGAAACTGATTTTTCGACTATTGGTGCTATGATAGGATTTGCAATAATGATGTTTCTTGATGTTTCTTTGGGTTAA